In Mesorhizobium sp., one DNA window encodes the following:
- the mgrA gene encoding L-glyceraldehyde 3-phosphate reductase, with the protein MGWQPADNRYETMTYNRCGQSGLKLPALSLGLWHNFGDDTPHATKLAIVRKAFDLGITHFDLANNYGPPPGSAELAFGELLRTDLAGYRDELIISTKAGYGMWPGPYGEWGSRKYLLASLDQSLKRMGLDYVDIFYSHRFDPDTPLEETMGALDHAVRSGKALYVGISSYNSQRTREAATILREMGTPFIIHQPSYSMINRWVEEDGLLDTLDGLGIGSIVFSPLAQGMLTNKYLKGIPEGSRATQGKSLRQDFLNDRTLDNIRALDAIARRRGQTLAQMAIAWVLRGNRVTTALIGASRPEQVEDCVAALKNRDFTAEELAEIDSHAKDADINLWAASAERKGPARK; encoded by the coding sequence ATGGGCTGGCAGCCAGCGGACAACCGCTACGAGACGATGACCTACAACCGCTGTGGCCAGTCCGGCCTCAAGCTGCCGGCACTGTCGCTGGGGCTTTGGCACAATTTCGGTGACGACACGCCGCACGCAACCAAGCTCGCGATCGTGCGCAAGGCTTTCGATCTCGGCATCACCCATTTCGACCTCGCCAACAATTACGGACCGCCGCCCGGCTCGGCCGAGCTCGCCTTCGGCGAGCTGCTGCGCACCGATCTCGCCGGCTATCGCGACGAGCTGATCATCTCGACCAAGGCCGGCTACGGCATGTGGCCCGGGCCGTATGGCGAATGGGGAAGCCGAAAATACCTGCTCGCCTCGCTCGACCAGAGCCTGAAGCGGATGGGGCTCGACTATGTCGACATCTTCTATTCGCACCGCTTCGATCCCGACACGCCGCTGGAAGAAACGATGGGCGCGCTCGACCATGCGGTGCGCTCCGGCAAGGCGCTCTATGTCGGCATCTCGTCCTACAATTCGCAGCGCACCCGCGAGGCCGCCACCATCCTGCGCGAGATGGGCACGCCCTTCATCATCCACCAGCCGAGCTACTCGATGATCAACCGCTGGGTCGAGGAAGACGGCCTGCTCGACACGCTGGATGGGCTGGGCATCGGCTCGATCGTGTTCTCGCCGCTGGCGCAGGGCATGCTCACGAATAAGTATCTCAAGGGCATTCCCGAGGGCAGCCGCGCCACGCAGGGCAAGTCGCTCCGGCAGGATTTCCTGAACGACCGGACGTTGGACAACATCCGCGCGCTCGATGCAATTGCCAGGCGCCGCGGTCAGACGCTGGCACAGATGGCGATCGCCTGGGTGCTGCGCGGCAACCGCGTGACGACGGCGCTGATCGGAGCGAGCCGTCCGGAACAGGTCGAGGATTGCGTCGCCGCGCTGAAGAACCGCGATTTCACGGCGGAGGAGCTGGCAGAGATCGATTCGCACGCAAAGGACGCGGACATCAACCTCTGGGCGGCGTCGGCCGAACGCAAGGGGCCGGCGAGGAAGTGA
- a CDS encoding glycoside hydrolase family 43 protein, producing the protein MTKIRNPILRGFNADPSICRVGRDYYIATSTFEWYPGVQIHHSTDLANWRLVKRPLDRASQLDMRGNPDSGGIWAPCLSYADGLFWLVYTDVKRLEGNFKDAHNYIVTAPAIEGPWSDPVYVNSSGFDPSLFHDDDGRKWFVNMQWNHISHGVGGSPKHPSFDGILLQEYDAKAQTLVGPIRNIFPGSPHGLVEAPHLYKRGGWYYLTTAEGGTGYGHAVTMARSRDIGGPYELHPLVHPITSKDAPDAPLQRAGHGQIVETPDGEVYHTHLTGRPLPGIRRSPLGRETGIQKCEWRDDGWLYLAHGGQVPALEVEAPKGSAGSKADKSVSIRHDFVGGTLPLDFQWLRTPAPERIFALPGKGLRLFGRESIGSWFEQALVARRQEHFSYRAETSLAFDPDTYQQAAGLVSYYNRHKFHFLAVTRTPRAGRALMIMSCLGDWQNGKLTFGLDEPIALPAEGAVGLRADVDGASLRFSYSTGGEWLRVGPELDQSLISDEGGRGEHGSFTGAFVGMAAFDTSGRARPADFGYFLYEGTGD; encoded by the coding sequence ATGACAAAGATCCGCAACCCCATCCTGCGCGGCTTCAACGCCGATCCGTCGATCTGCCGGGTCGGCCGCGACTATTATATCGCGACCTCGACCTTCGAATGGTATCCGGGCGTCCAGATCCACCACTCGACGGACCTCGCCAACTGGCGGCTCGTCAAGCGGCCGCTCGACCGCGCGAGCCAGCTCGACATGCGCGGCAATCCCGACTCCGGCGGCATCTGGGCGCCGTGCCTGTCCTATGCCGACGGCCTGTTCTGGCTGGTCTATACCGACGTGAAGCGGCTGGAGGGCAACTTCAAGGACGCGCACAACTATATCGTCACGGCGCCCGCGATCGAAGGCCCCTGGTCCGACCCGGTCTATGTTAATTCCTCCGGCTTCGACCCGTCGCTGTTCCATGACGACGACGGCAGGAAGTGGTTCGTCAACATGCAGTGGAACCACATCTCGCACGGCGTCGGCGGCAGCCCGAAACATCCGTCTTTCGACGGCATCCTGCTGCAGGAATACGATGCGAAGGCGCAAACGCTCGTCGGGCCGATCCGCAACATCTTCCCCGGCTCGCCGCATGGGCTGGTCGAGGCGCCGCATCTCTACAAGCGCGGCGGCTGGTACTATCTCACCACGGCCGAAGGCGGCACTGGCTACGGCCACGCCGTGACCATGGCGCGCTCGCGCGACATCGGCGGGCCGTACGAGCTGCACCCGCTCGTCCACCCGATCACCTCCAAGGACGCGCCCGACGCGCCGCTGCAGCGCGCCGGCCATGGCCAGATCGTCGAGACGCCGGACGGCGAGGTCTATCACACGCACCTCACCGGTCGGCCGCTGCCGGGCATCCGCCGCTCGCCGCTCGGCCGCGAGACCGGCATCCAGAAATGCGAATGGCGCGACGACGGCTGGCTCTATCTTGCGCATGGCGGCCAGGTGCCGGCGCTGGAGGTCGAGGCGCCGAAGGGCAGTGCGGGCAGCAAGGCGGACAAGTCCGTCTCGATCCGCCACGACTTTGTCGGAGGCACGCTGCCGCTCGACTTCCAATGGCTGCGCACGCCGGCGCCGGAGCGCATCTTTGCGCTGCCGGGCAAAGGGCTGCGCCTGTTCGGCCGCGAGTCGATCGGAAGCTGGTTCGAGCAGGCTCTGGTCGCGCGTCGGCAGGAGCACTTTTCCTACCGCGCCGAGACCTCGCTCGCGTTCGATCCGGACACATACCAGCAGGCGGCCGGGCTGGTCAGCTATTACAACCGCCATAAGTTCCACTTCCTGGCGGTGACGCGCACGCCCAGGGCTGGCCGCGCGCTGATGATCATGTCCTGCCTCGGCGACTGGCAGAACGGCAAGCTGACCTTCGGCCTCGACGAGCCGATCGCGCTGCCGGCGGAGGGCGCGGTCGGTTTGCGCGCCGATGTCGACGGCGCCTCCTTGCGCTTCTCCTACTCGACCGGCGGCGAATGGCTCCGGGTCGGTCCGGAGCTCGACCAGTCGCTGATCTCAGACGAAGGCGGCCGCGGCGAGCACGGCTCCTTCACCGGCGCCTTCGTCGGCATGGCGGCCTTCGACACGTCGGGACGGGCACGGCCGGCGGACTTCGGCTATTTTCTCTACGAGGGAACCGGCGACTAG
- the hutU gene encoding urocanate hydratase, producing the protein MTANPRHNIREIRSPIGPDITAKSWMTEAPMRMLMNNLDPGVAENPNELVVYGGIGRAARTWADFDSIVATLKTLTEEETLLVQSGKPVGVFRTHKDAPRVLIANSNLVPHWATWDHFNELDKKGLAMYGQMTAGSWIYIGTQGIVQGTYETFVEAGRQHYGGNLKGKWILTAGLGGMGGAQPLAAVMAGACCLAVECDESRIDFRLRTRYVDEKATTLDEALQMIDRWTKAGEAKSVGLLGNAAEIVPELYRRGIRPDMLTDQTSAHDPLNGYLPKGWTVAEWREKRESDPKAVEKAARASMREHVEAMVAFWNAGVPTLDYGNNIRQVAKDEGFDNAFAFPGFVPAYIRPLFCRGIGPFRWAALSGDPEDIFRTDAKVKELTPGNTHLHTWLDMARERIAFQGLPARICWVGLGDRHRLGLAFNEMVAKGELKAPVVIGRDHLDSGSVASPNRETEAMKDGSDAVSDWPLLNALLNTASGATWVSLHHGGGVGMGYSQHSGMVICADGTADAARRLERVLWNDPATGVMRHADAGYDIALDCAREKGLRLPGILGN; encoded by the coding sequence ATGACCGCCAATCCCCGCCACAACATCCGCGAGATCCGTTCGCCCATCGGACCCGACATCACGGCGAAGAGCTGGATGACCGAGGCGCCGATGCGCATGCTGATGAACAATCTCGATCCGGGCGTCGCGGAAAACCCCAACGAGCTGGTGGTCTATGGCGGCATCGGCCGGGCGGCTCGGACCTGGGCGGATTTCGATTCCATCGTCGCAACGCTGAAGACGCTGACCGAGGAGGAGACGCTGCTCGTCCAGTCGGGCAAGCCGGTCGGCGTGTTCCGCACCCACAAGGACGCCCCGCGCGTGCTGATCGCCAATTCGAACCTCGTGCCGCACTGGGCGACCTGGGACCATTTCAACGAGCTGGATAAGAAGGGGCTGGCCATGTACGGCCAGATGACTGCCGGCTCGTGGATCTATATTGGCACGCAAGGGATCGTGCAGGGCACCTACGAGACCTTCGTCGAGGCCGGTCGCCAGCACTATGGCGGCAACCTGAAAGGTAAGTGGATACTGACGGCCGGGCTCGGCGGCATGGGCGGCGCGCAGCCGCTGGCAGCCGTCATGGCCGGCGCCTGCTGCCTCGCCGTCGAGTGCGACGAGAGCCGCATCGATTTCCGTCTGCGTACCCGATACGTCGACGAGAAGGCCACCACGCTCGACGAAGCGCTTCAAATGATCGACCGCTGGACCAAGGCCGGCGAGGCGAAGTCGGTCGGCCTGCTCGGCAACGCCGCCGAGATCGTGCCGGAGCTCTACCGGCGCGGGATCCGCCCCGACATGCTGACCGACCAGACCTCTGCGCACGACCCGCTCAACGGCTACCTGCCGAAGGGCTGGACTGTCGCGGAATGGCGCGAAAAGCGGGAGAGCGACCCGAAGGCCGTCGAGAAAGCCGCCCGCGCCTCGATGCGCGAGCATGTCGAGGCGATGGTGGCGTTCTGGAACGCCGGCGTGCCGACGCTCGACTACGGCAACAACATCCGCCAGGTGGCCAAGGACGAGGGGTTCGACAATGCCTTCGCCTTCCCCGGGTTCGTCCCGGCTTACATACGGCCGCTGTTCTGCCGCGGCATCGGGCCGTTCCGCTGGGCCGCGTTGTCGGGCGATCCCGAAGACATTTTTAGGACCGACGCCAAGGTGAAGGAGCTGACACCCGGCAACACGCACCTGCACACCTGGCTCGACATGGCGCGCGAGCGGATCGCCTTCCAGGGCCTGCCGGCGCGGATCTGCTGGGTCGGGCTCGGCGACCGCCACCGGCTTGGGCTCGCCTTCAACGAGATGGTCGCCAAGGGCGAGCTCAAGGCGCCGGTCGTCATCGGCCGCGACCATCTCGATTCCGGCTCCGTCGCCTCGCCGAACCGCGAGACGGAGGCGATGAAGGACGGGTCCGACGCCGTGTCCGACTGGCCGCTGCTCAACGCGCTCTTGAACACCGCGTCGGGCGCGACCTGGGTGTCGCTGCATCACGGCGGCGGCGTCGGCATGGGCTATTCGCAGCATTCCGGCATGGTGATCTGCGCCGACGGCACGGCCGATGCCGCGCGGCGGCTGGAGCGCGTGCTGTGGAACGACCCGGCCACCGGCGTCATGCGCCACGCCGACGCCGGCTACGACATCGCGCTCGACTGCGCCAGGGAAAAGGGACTGAGGCTGCCCGGCATCCTGGGCAACTAG
- the hutG gene encoding N-formylglutamate deformylase — MTPFELRPGASPLILAFPHTGTEVPADIAARLNDEGRKLRDTDWHVHELYAGLLPDATTVRATFHRYVIDANRDPSGQSLYPGQNTTGLVPTTDFDDQPLWKEGQQPTAADVAERLERFHRPYHAALEAEIARVKARHGIAVVYDCHSIRSRCPFLFDGILPDFNIGTDNGRTCAAEIERAVADISGRANGYTSVLNGRFRGGWTTRRYGRPETGVHAIQMELAQITHLAAEELPFDLDADKARRLRPILKDILTAIEEIAKALAKGRRP, encoded by the coding sequence ATGACCCCCTTCGAACTCCGCCCCGGCGCCTCCCCCCTCATCCTCGCCTTCCCGCACACCGGGACCGAGGTGCCGGCCGACATTGCCGCCCGGCTCAATGACGAAGGCCGAAAACTCCGCGACACCGACTGGCACGTCCACGAGCTCTATGCCGGCCTGCTGCCAGATGCGACGACGGTGCGGGCGACGTTCCACCGCTACGTCATCGACGCCAACCGCGATCCTTCCGGCCAGAGCCTCTATCCCGGCCAGAACACGACGGGCCTTGTGCCGACGACCGATTTCGACGACCAGCCGCTCTGGAAGGAGGGGCAACAGCCGACCGCCGCCGACGTCGCCGAGCGGCTGGAAAGGTTCCACCGGCCCTATCACGCAGCACTCGAGGCCGAGATCGCACGCGTGAAAGCGCGGCATGGGATAGCTGTCGTCTACGACTGCCACTCGATCCGCTCGCGCTGCCCGTTCCTGTTCGACGGCATCCTGCCGGATTTCAACATCGGCACCGACAATGGTCGCACTTGCGCAGCCGAGATCGAACGCGCCGTGGCCGACATCAGTGGCCGGGCCAACGGCTACACATCCGTCCTCAACGGCCGCTTCCGCGGCGGCTGGACGACGCGGCGCTATGGCCGACCGGAAACCGGCGTTCACGCCATCCAGATGGAACTAGCGCAGATCACGCATCTCGCCGCCGAGGAGCTCCCCTTCGATCTCGATGCCGACAAGGCCCGCCGGCTGCGTCCCATTCTCAAAGATATCCTGACCGCGATCGAGGAGATCGCGAAAGCCCTTGCGAAAGGACGCCGCCCATGA
- the hutH gene encoding histidine ammonia-lyase, whose protein sequence is MITLHPGSVPLSDLEAIYRTGTPARLDDAFRPGIAKAAARIEEIAGGAGAVYGINTGFGKLASVRIAPEDVATLQRNLILSHCCGVGAALPADIVRLIMALKLISLGRGASGIRPHVVELIEAMLAADVIPVIPEKGSVGASGDLAPLAHMTAAMIGEGEAYFAGERMTARDALVKAGLTPVVLAAKEGLALINGTQVSTALALAGLFRAHRAANAALIAGALSTDAAMGSSAPFVEEIHTLRGHRGQIETAAALRALMAGSEIRDSHLDGDERVQDPYCIRCQPQVDGACLDLLRMAARTLEIEANAVTDNPLVLSDGRVVSGGNFHAEPVAFAADQIAIAVCEIGAIAQRRVALLVDPKLSYGLPPFLAKNAGLNSGMMIAEVTSAALMSENKQMAHPASVDSTPTSADQEDHVSMACHGARRLLQMTDNLAGIVGIEAVVAAQGLDFRAPLKTSPELARAHAAIRAVVPTLEADRYMAGDLEAGAELVRSGALNASVGAGILPGLG, encoded by the coding sequence ATGATCACCCTCCACCCCGGCTCGGTGCCCCTGTCCGACCTCGAAGCCATCTACCGAACCGGCACCCCCGCGCGGCTGGACGACGCCTTCCGGCCCGGCATCGCGAAGGCCGCGGCGCGGATCGAGGAGATCGCGGGGGGCGCAGGCGCGGTCTACGGCATCAACACCGGCTTCGGAAAACTCGCCTCGGTGCGGATAGCGCCGGAGGACGTGGCGACCCTGCAGCGCAATCTGATCCTGTCGCATTGCTGCGGCGTCGGTGCTGCGCTGCCGGCCGATATCGTCCGGCTGATCATGGCGCTGAAGCTGATCTCGCTCGGCCGCGGCGCCTCGGGCATCCGTCCGCACGTGGTGGAGCTGATCGAAGCGATGCTGGCCGCCGACGTCATCCCCGTCATCCCGGAGAAGGGGTCGGTCGGCGCCTCGGGCGATCTGGCGCCGCTCGCCCATATGACCGCCGCGATGATCGGCGAGGGCGAGGCTTATTTTGCCGGCGAACGAATGACTGCGCGCGACGCCCTTGTGAAGGCCGGGCTCACGCCGGTTGTGCTCGCCGCCAAGGAGGGCCTGGCACTGATCAACGGCACGCAGGTCTCGACAGCGCTGGCGCTCGCCGGGCTGTTCCGGGCGCATCGCGCGGCGAACGCGGCGCTGATCGCCGGCGCGCTGTCGACCGACGCGGCGATGGGCTCGTCGGCCCCTTTCGTCGAGGAGATCCACACGCTGCGCGGCCATCGCGGACAGATCGAGACGGCGGCGGCGCTGCGCGCGCTGATGGCGGGCTCGGAAATCCGCGACAGCCATCTCGATGGCGACGAGCGCGTGCAGGACCCATACTGCATCCGCTGCCAGCCGCAGGTCGACGGCGCCTGCCTCGACCTCCTGCGCATGGCGGCCCGGACGCTGGAGATCGAGGCCAACGCCGTCACCGACAATCCGCTGGTGCTCTCCGACGGCCGGGTCGTCTCCGGCGGCAACTTCCACGCCGAGCCGGTCGCCTTCGCCGCCGACCAGATCGCCATCGCCGTCTGCGAGATCGGCGCGATCGCGCAGCGCCGCGTGGCGCTGCTGGTCGACCCGAAGCTCTCCTACGGCCTGCCGCCCTTTCTGGCGAAGAATGCGGGGCTGAACTCCGGCATGATGATCGCCGAAGTTACGTCCGCGGCACTGATGAGCGAGAACAAGCAGATGGCGCACCCGGCCTCGGTCGATTCGACGCCGACTTCCGCCGACCAGGAGGACCACGTGTCGATGGCCTGCCACGGCGCGCGGCGGCTGCTGCAGATGACCGACAACCTCGCCGGCATCGTCGGCATCGAGGCTGTGGTGGCGGCGCAGGGGCTGGACTTTCGGGCACCGCTGAAGACGAGCCCCGAACTGGCGAGGGCGCATGCCGCGATCCGCGCCGTAGTACCGACGCTGGAGGCAGACCGTTACATGGCGGGCGATCTCGAGGCGGGTGCGGAACTGGTGAGGAGCGGGGCGCTCAACGCCAGCGTCGGCGCGGGCATTTTGCCGGGGCTCGGATGA
- the hutI gene encoding imidazolonepropionase, with amino-acid sequence MSRRILDNLRIATMAGPYGWGMVDGAIGIDDGRIAFVGADPADWRGVEREDFKRRLATPALIDCHTHLAFGGNRAKEFKMRLEGATYEEIARAGGGIVSTVAQTRTLSEDELVAQALPRLDAMLAEGVATVEIKSGYGLTIEDELKMLRAARRLGTLRPVRVVTSWLAAHAVPAEYKGRADAYLDEVALLGLEAAHAEGLVDAVDGFCEGIAFSPTQIGRVFDKARMLGLPVKLHAEQLSNLGGARLAASYGALSADHLEYLDAEGVAAMAASGTVAVLLPGAYYFLRETQAPPVELLRAAGVPIAIATDCNPGSSPLSSPLLAMNMACTLFRLTPLEALAGFTRNAARALGLSDIGTLEPGKRAEIAIWDVGEPAELAYRIGFNPLFRRIA; translated from the coding sequence ATGAGCCGACGCATTCTCGACAATCTGCGCATCGCCACCATGGCCGGGCCGTACGGCTGGGGCATGGTCGACGGCGCGATCGGGATCGACGACGGGAGGATCGCCTTCGTCGGGGCAGACCCGGCGGACTGGCGCGGCGTGGAGCGCGAGGATTTCAAAAGGCGGCTTGCCACGCCTGCGCTGATCGACTGCCACACGCATCTCGCCTTCGGGGGAAACCGCGCGAAAGAATTTAAGATGCGGCTGGAGGGCGCGACTTACGAGGAGATCGCGCGCGCCGGCGGCGGTATCGTCTCGACCGTGGCGCAGACGCGGACCTTGTCGGAGGACGAACTGGTGGCGCAGGCCCTGCCGCGGCTCGACGCGATGCTGGCAGAAGGTGTCGCGACAGTCGAGATCAAGTCGGGCTACGGGCTGACGATAGAAGACGAACTGAAGATGCTGCGCGCCGCGCGCCGCCTCGGGACACTCCGCCCGGTGCGTGTCGTCACGTCCTGGCTCGCCGCGCATGCCGTGCCCGCCGAATACAAGGGCCGCGCGGACGCCTATCTCGATGAGGTCGCGCTGCTGGGACTGGAGGCGGCGCATGCTGAAGGCCTCGTCGACGCTGTCGACGGGTTCTGTGAAGGCATCGCATTCTCGCCGACGCAAATCGGCCGTGTGTTCGACAAGGCGCGCATGCTAGGGCTGCCCGTAAAGCTGCATGCCGAACAATTGTCCAATCTCGGCGGCGCGAGGCTCGCGGCGTCCTACGGCGCGCTGTCGGCCGATCATCTCGAATATCTCGACGCCGAGGGCGTGGCAGCGATGGCTGCGAGCGGCACGGTCGCAGTGCTTTTGCCGGGCGCCTATTACTTCCTGCGCGAGACGCAGGCGCCGCCGGTCGAGCTGCTGCGCGCGGCCGGCGTGCCGATCGCGATCGCCACCGACTGCAATCCAGGCTCCTCGCCGCTTTCTTCACCGCTCCTGGCGATGAACATGGCCTGCACGCTGTTCCGGCTGACGCCGCTGGAAGCGCTGGCGGGCTTCACCCGCAACGCGGCGCGTGCGCTCGGACTATCCGACATCGGCACGCTGGAGCCCGGCAAGCGTGCCGAGATCGCCATCTGGGACGTCGGCGAACCTGCGGAACTCGCCTACCGGATCGGATTCAATCCGCTGTTCCGGAGGATTGCGTGA
- a CDS encoding formimidoylglutamate deiminase — protein MQTIFARSAFLPAGWAEDVEIGIGAGGRIDSVIPGARARPGAESVDLLLPAPSNLHSHTFQRAMAGLTEARGPSERDSFWTWREVMYRFLDVLTPDEIEAIAAFAFLEMQEAGFSAVAEFHYLHNRPGGATYEDPAELSARIAAAAAATGIGLTLLPVHYAQGGVDGRPLAGGQLRFRNDLASFEDLVARMSGTIGSLPADASWGIAPHSLRAVSRDHLRHLASLAPDRPMHMHIAEQEKELDETRAVFGARPVEWLLSEHDVSSRWCLIHCTHMNPAETEGLARSSAVAGLCPVTEANLGDGIFDGARFLASGGSFGVGSDSNIRISAAEELRQMEYSQRLRDRLRVVLAPPGKSAGDVLYRAALAGGARALGRESGAIEPGKWADLVALDLDRAGFGPLSSAAALDAWIFSAGSAAVSDLWSAGRHRVKAGRHVERANIAARYRACLSSVLERF, from the coding sequence ATGCAGACGATTTTCGCGCGGAGCGCATTTCTCCCGGCTGGTTGGGCCGAGGATGTCGAGATCGGTATCGGCGCAGGCGGCCGTATCGATTCCGTCATTCCCGGCGCACGCGCGCGCCCAGGCGCCGAGTCCGTCGATCTCCTCCTCCCCGCGCCGTCCAATCTGCACAGCCACACCTTCCAGCGCGCGATGGCCGGCCTCACGGAAGCGCGCGGCCCTTCCGAGCGCGATTCCTTCTGGACCTGGCGGGAGGTGATGTACCGCTTCCTCGACGTGCTGACGCCCGACGAGATCGAGGCGATCGCCGCCTTCGCCTTCTTGGAGATGCAGGAGGCAGGCTTTTCGGCCGTCGCCGAGTTCCACTATCTGCACAACCGCCCGGGCGGCGCCACCTACGAGGATCCGGCTGAACTGTCGGCACGCATCGCCGCCGCCGCCGCGGCGACCGGCATCGGTCTGACGCTGCTGCCGGTTCACTATGCGCAGGGCGGCGTCGACGGCCGGCCGCTCGCGGGCGGCCAGTTACGGTTCCGGAACGATCTCGCTTCCTTCGAAGACCTCGTCGCGCGGATGTCTGGAACCATAGGTTCGCTGCCGGCGGACGCGTCGTGGGGCATCGCGCCGCATTCGCTGCGCGCCGTGTCCCGCGACCACCTCCGCCATCTTGCGTCGCTGGCGCCGGATCGCCCTATGCACATGCACATCGCCGAGCAGGAAAAGGAGTTGGACGAGACCCGAGCGGTGTTCGGTGCCCGCCCCGTCGAATGGCTCTTGTCCGAGCACGACGTGTCCTCGCGCTGGTGTCTGATCCATTGCACCCACATGAACCCCGCCGAGACCGAGGGGCTCGCGCGCTCCAGTGCCGTCGCCGGCCTCTGCCCGGTCACGGAGGCCAATCTCGGCGACGGCATCTTCGACGGCGCGCGTTTTCTGGCGTCCGGCGGATCGTTCGGGGTCGGTTCGGATTCCAACATCCGCATCTCGGCGGCGGAAGAACTTCGCCAGATGGAATATTCGCAACGCCTGCGCGACCGGCTGCGCGTCGTGCTGGCCCCGCCCGGCAAATCCGCCGGCGATGTCCTCTACCGCGCGGCGCTTGCCGGCGGCGCCCGGGCGCTCGGCCGCGAATCGGGCGCCATCGAGCCGGGCAAGTGGGCCGATCTCGTCGCGCTCGACCTCGATCGAGCGGGCTTTGGGCCGCTCTCGTCGGCGGCTGCGCTCGACGCGTGGATCTTCTCCGCCGGCAGCGCCGCCGTCTCGGACCTCTGGTCGGCGGGGCGACATCGTGTCAAAGCCGGCCGGCACGTCGAGCGCGCAAATATCGCAGCGCGCTACCGGGCCTGCCTCTCATCGGTACTGGAGCGCTTCTGA
- a CDS encoding GntR family transcriptional regulator → MASFRAIKQEMERRIATRQWVPGATIPAEEELAREFGSARATVNRALQELARAGVVERKRKSGTRVALHPVREARFVIPLVRQEIEAEGAAYRYALLSRAVEPAPELVRARLGLTGDLLHLRCLHLADGAPYQFEDRWINPASVPSALAESFAETGPNEWLVQNAPFSRADFSFRAARASAGEAEVLGLSPGEAVFVAERATFIGDAPVTLVRLVHPPGYVLRTSL, encoded by the coding sequence ATGGCATCTTTCCGCGCGATCAAACAGGAGATGGAACGCCGCATCGCCACAAGGCAATGGGTGCCCGGCGCCACGATCCCCGCCGAGGAGGAACTCGCCCGCGAGTTCGGCTCGGCGCGCGCCACCGTCAACCGCGCCTTGCAGGAGCTCGCCCGCGCCGGCGTCGTCGAACGCAAGCGCAAGTCCGGCACGCGCGTGGCGCTGCACCCGGTGCGCGAGGCGCGCTTCGTCATCCCGCTGGTGCGCCAGGAGATCGAGGCGGAGGGCGCCGCCTACCGCTACGCGCTCCTGTCGCGCGCGGTCGAGCCTGCGCCGGAGCTGGTTCGCGCCCGCCTCGGTCTCACAGGCGACCTGCTTCATCTGCGCTGTCTGCATCTGGCCGACGGGGCGCCCTATCAGTTCGAGGACCGCTGGATCAATCCGGCCTCGGTGCCCTCCGCACTTGCCGAAAGCTTTGCGGAGACGGGCCCGAACGAATGGCTGGTGCAGAACGCGCCGTTCTCGCGCGCGGACTTCTCGTTCCGCGCCGCGCGGGCCTCGGCCGGAGAGGCCGAAGTCCTCGGCCTGTCACCGGGCGAGGCGGTTTTCGTCGCCGAGCGCGCCACTTTCATCGGCGATGCGCCGGTCACTCTCGTCCGTCTCGTCCATCCGCCGGGATATGTGTTGCGGACTTCGCTGTAG
- a CDS encoding c-type cytochrome encodes MLKAYGVAAAAFAVLAFAGQATAQDAEAGKKVFVKCAVCHGIGDTKKPLGPTLNGVIGRTAGTEAEFAAKAAGYSKAMKEAGAAGLVWDEANIDEYITDPKKKIPGNKMAFAGIKAEKDRADVIAYIKTFSN; translated from the coding sequence ATGTTGAAAGCCTACGGAGTTGCAGCCGCGGCATTTGCCGTTCTCGCCTTTGCCGGACAGGCGACTGCGCAGGATGCCGAAGCTGGCAAGAAGGTCTTCGTCAAATGCGCCGTGTGCCACGGCATCGGCGACACGAAGAAGCCGCTCGGACCGACGCTCAACGGCGTGATCGGCCGGACAGCCGGCACTGAAGCCGAATTCGCGGCGAAGGCCGCGGGCTATTCGAAGGCGATGAAGGAAGCCGGCGCCGCAGGTCTCGTCTGGGACGAGGCGAACATCGACGAATACATCACCGACCCAAAGAAGAAGATCCCCGGCAACAAGATGGCCTTTGCCGGCATCAAGGCCGAGAAGGACAGGGCGGACGTGATCGCCTATATCAAGACCTTCTCCAATTGA